GCGACACGCTCCTGCGCGACTGGACCGACGATTCGGGGTATCTCGATGCTCCGATGAGCGGCCCGGTCCGCTACGCGCTGAAGGTGCGTTGCAGCTCGACCCCGAACTGCGACTCCGCCTCCAACACCGCGGTCACGCCGGTCAACGTGAACTGCCCCAGCAGCGGCACGCTCTCGGGTCGATTCAACGGCGCGATCGGCTTCAGCAACAAGACCACCGTCTCGTGGACGACGAGCCAGGGCTTCGACGCGATTCAGGGCGACCTGAACACGCTTCGCAGCAGCGGCGGCAACTTCAACGGAGCGGTGAACACCTGCCTGCAGAACAACGGGACCGGCACCAGCCTCAACGACGCCGCCACGCCGGCGGCGGGCGCCGGCTTCTACTACCTGCTGCGTCCGACCTCGGGTGGCGCGGGTGGTTGCAATGCCGGCTCGCCGAGCTACGGCACCGGTAACGCGAAGGAAGCGGCCGGCCGCGACACCGAGATCGCTGCCGATCCGGATGCCTGCCCGTAAACACACCGCGGCCCTGGCCGCGTGAAAAGGGGGAGGGGTTCGCCCCTCCCCCTTTTCTTTTTTGGGCCCGGCCGGATGCATCGCGGCCGCAAGGTCGCGCGCGGGGAGCCGCGCACGGGAAACCGTCCCACCTCGCCGCGAGCCTCGCGCTCGGGTGCGTCGGAGGGATCGGGGCGCGCCGTCCGACGACGCTCCGTAGGCGTTCACCTTGTCGTGGGTGGTGTTGGGCTCGAGGATCGGATGACCGCGTCCCTCGCGGGGCGACACGCTCCGAGCCACCTTGCGACTACTCCGGGAAGAGGCCCCCCGCGGGGCGCGTGCCGAGATACTCGTGCGCACGGCGCGTCGTGCGCCGTCCCCTAGGGGTGCGGTCGAGGAAGCCGATCTGGAGCAAGTAGGGCTCGTAGATCTCCTCCAGGGTCCCTCGGTCTTCTCCGACTGCGGCGGCGAGGGTCGCGATCCCGACCGGGCCTCCGTCGAACTTGTGGACGATCGCGGAGAGGATTCTCCGGTCGACGACGTCCAGCCCATGGCGATCGACCTCCAGCCGCTCGAGCGCCTCACGGGCCTGCTCACCGTCGACGCTGGAGGCCCCGGCAACCTGGGCGAAATCGCGGACCCTTCGCAGGAGTCGATTGGCGATGCGCGGGGTTCCGCGCGAACGCCTTGCAATCTCCTCGGCGCCGTCCGCGTCCACTGGAATTCCGAGGATGCGCGCGGACCGCTCGACGATGGACCGGAGGTCCGTGACGCCGTAGTACTCCAGGTGGTGGACGATGCCGAAGCGGTCCCGGAGGGGCGGCGACAGAAGGCCGACCCTGGTCGTCGCCCCCACGAGCGTGAATCTCGGGAGGTCCAGGCGAACCGTACGCGCGCCGGGCCCGGTGCCGATGACCAGATCGAGCGCGAAGTCCTCCATCGCGGGGTAGAGGATTTCCTCGAGCGCGCGCCCCAGTCGATGGATCTCGTCGACGAAGAGGACGTCCCCCGCCTGAAGATGCGTGAGGATCGCGGCGAGGTCGCCCGCCTTCTCGATCGCCGGGCCCGAGGTTACACGTACCTGGGATCGCATTTCCCGGGCGATCACGTGCGCGAGCGTGGTCTTTCCCAGCCCCGGCGGGCCGTACAGGAGCACGTGGTCCAGGGCCTCCTGGCGGGCGCGCGCCGCCTCGAGGAACACCGACAGGTTGTCCTTGATCCTGGGCTGGCCGACGTACTCCGCGAGCGTCCTGGGACGCAGCGGCTGGTCCTCGATCTCGTCCGCGCCCAGAGGTTCCCCTCGAAGGAGGTTCTCGTCCATCGGCTCCGGTCCTTCGCTCATCGAACGAGGCCCCGGAGGGCCTCGCGCAGCAGGATGTCGAGACTCGGCTCCTCGACGCCGAGATCTTCGCATGCCTTGCGCACCGCACGCTCCGCCCCGTCGGGGGCGTATCCGAGGTTCACCAACGCCGAGACGGCATCGGCGCGGACCCCCGGAATCGCGGGGAAGTTTCCGATCTCCGGATCGGGCCCTCTCCGGTTCCTCCTCGTCGACGGAGCGCTCCGCAGCTCCAGGAGGATCCGCTCGGCGGTCTTGCGGCCGATCCCGGGAATCCGCTCCAGGCGCGCCCGTTCCCCGGCCGCGACGGCGCCGTGAAACTCGGCGACACCGACGCCGGAGAGAACGGCAAGGGCCATCTTCGGGCCGACTCCGGAAACGGCCAGCAGGCGTGTGAAGATCCGGCGCTCCTCCTCGGTCGCGAAGCCGAACAGGAGAATCGCGTCCTCACGAACGTGCGTGTGGATGTGGAGGGTGGTACTCCCCGCTCCGGAACGTTCCTGGAGAGCGTAGAAGGTGCTGAGGGGGATCGAGACGTCGTATCCGACCCCGCCGACGTCGAGAACGACGCGATCGGGCGTGCACGAGATCAGCCTGCCGCTCAGACGCGCGATCAACGTCGTCCCTCGAGGCCCCGCTGGGGAGACGCTCCCGAGAATATCACGCGACGGCGGCTCCCCCCGTCCGCGGGTCGGTCAGGAGCGGCCGCGGGCGACGGCGACGGCGAATCGCCGGTGGGCCGTGTGGCACCAGGCCAAGGCGAGGGCGTCCGAAACGTCCGGCGGCCAACGGCCCTGGGAGGGCGCGCCGAGCAGGCGTGGCATCATCTCCTGCACCTGCCCCTTGTCCGCCCGACCACTCCCGCACACCGCCTTCTTGACCGCGGCCGGAGCGTACTCGTGGATCGGGATCGCCGCCGAGGCGAGCTCCGCCAGCAGCACGCCGCGCGCATGGGCCAGCTGGAGGGCGGAGCGTGCGCTGACGCCGTGAAACGGGGACTCGACCGCGGCCTCGGAGGGTCCGAACCGGGTCAAGACCTCCCGGAAGGCCTCCTGCAGGCGGAACAGGCGCACCGCGAACGCCTGAGACTCCGGGATGTGGATCTCCCCGCAGGCGACGACACAGGGCCGGTCGGCGTCGCCTTCCAGGATGCCCCACCCGGTTCGGATCGATCCCGGGTCGACGCCGAGGACCCGTGCGGGAATCAGTCGGCCTCGGAGGCGAGTTCGGCCTCGTCGAAATCGAGGTTCGCGAATACGTGCTGGACGTCGTCGTGATCCTCGAGCACTTCGAGCAGCTTCAGGTTCTGCTGGGCCTTCTTGGAGTCGACCGCAAGCATGTTCTTGGCTTCCTTGACGAAGCCGGACTCGGACGGGGCGACCCCCGCCTTCTCGAGCGCCTGCTGGACGTCCGCGAACGCCGTGGGGTCCGTGTAGATCGTGAACGCGTCGCCTTCGCGCTCGAGGTCGTCCGCGCCCGCTTCGAGCGCGATCTCCATGAGCCGGTCCTCGCCGATCGTGGAGGCCGGCACCACGAAGCGACCCTTCCGCTCGAACATCCAAGCGACGCTGTTGGGATCCCCGAGGTTCCCACCGTGCTTCGCGAACAGGTGGCGGATCTCGGGAGTCGTCCGCATCTTGTTGTCGGTCAGCACGTCCACGAGGATCGCGACCCCACCCGGGCCGTACCCCTCGTACGTGATCTCCTCGTAGCTGACCCCGGGAAGCTCGCCCGTGCCCTTCTGGATGGCGCGTTTGATGTTATCCGCGGGCATGTTGTTCGACTTCGCCTCGGCGACGGCGAGCCGCAGGCGTGGATTGGCGTCCGGATCCCCCCCACCCATGCGTGCGGCGACGGTGATTTCCTTGATGAGCCGCGTGAAGGCCCGGCCGCGCTTCGCGTCGATCGCGGCCTTCTTGTGCTTGATCGTGTGCCACTTGGAATGACCGGACATGACGACTCCACGAGGAAAGGGCGCAGAATTTTAGCACACCCCTCCCCGCCGCTGATCGCGGCCCCGCCGCCGCGCACCCGTCGTCAGAAGGTGTAGCGGACCCCGAACTGGAGGGCCACGCCGCCGTATCGGATCGCACCGCCCTTGAGGTAGTAATAGCCGGTATCGCGGACCCCATCGGGCTGGTAGTCGAAGATGCAGATGGTGGGGTCCTGGGCGCAGTCGGTACCCGCCGGCGCCCCCGGGCCCGGAACGAGGCGACCGGCGTCGACGAGGCCGCCTTCGACGATCTCG
This Candidatus Polarisedimenticolaceae bacterium DNA region includes the following protein-coding sequences:
- the ruvB gene encoding Holliday junction branch migration DNA helicase RuvB, coding for MSEGPEPMDENLLRGEPLGADEIEDQPLRPRTLAEYVGQPRIKDNLSVFLEAARARQEALDHVLLYGPPGLGKTTLAHVIAREMRSQVRVTSGPAIEKAGDLAAILTHLQAGDVLFVDEIHRLGRALEEILYPAMEDFALDLVIGTGPGARTVRLDLPRFTLVGATTRVGLLSPPLRDRFGIVHHLEYYGVTDLRSIVERSARILGIPVDADGAEEIARRSRGTPRIANRLLRRVRDFAQVAGASSVDGEQAREALERLEVDRHGLDVVDRRILSAIVHKFDGGPVGIATLAAAVGEDRGTLEEIYEPYLLQIGFLDRTPRGRRTTRRAHEYLGTRPAGGLFPE
- the ruvC gene encoding crossover junction endodeoxyribonuclease RuvC; this encodes MREPRFRRGRTRLRGRLIPARVLGVDPGSIRTGWGILEGDADRPCVVACGEIHIPESQAFAVRLFRLQEAFREVLTRFGPSEAAVESPFHGVSARSALQLAHARGVLLAELASAAIPIHEYAPAAVKKAVCGSGRADKGQVQEMMPRLLGAPSQGRWPPDVSDALALAWCHTAHRRFAVAVARGRS
- a CDS encoding YebC/PmpR family DNA-binding transcriptional regulator, translating into MSGHSKWHTIKHKKAAIDAKRGRAFTRLIKEITVAARMGGGDPDANPRLRLAVAEAKSNNMPADNIKRAIQKGTGELPGVSYEEITYEGYGPGGVAILVDVLTDNKMRTTPEIRHLFAKHGGNLGDPNSVAWMFERKGRFVVPASTIGEDRLMEIALEAGADDLEREGDAFTIYTDPTAFADVQQALEKAGVAPSESGFVKEAKNMLAVDSKKAQQNLKLLEVLEDHDDVQHVFANLDFDEAELASEAD
- the ruvA gene encoding Holliday junction branch migration protein RuvA, which encodes MIARLSGRLISCTPDRVVLDVGGVGYDVSIPLSTFYALQERSGAGSTTLHIHTHVREDAILLFGFATEEERRIFTRLLAVSGVGPKMALAVLSGVGVAEFHGAVAAGERARLERIPGIGRKTAERILLELRSAPSTRRNRRGPDPEIGNFPAIPGVRADAVSALVNLGYAPDGAERAVRKACEDLGVEEPSLDILLREALRGLVR